One Heptranchias perlo isolate sHepPer1 chromosome 39, sHepPer1.hap1, whole genome shotgun sequence DNA segment encodes these proteins:
- the LOC137305027 gene encoding probable G-protein coupled receptor 139 — protein MGLPVIIQIENIYYPILATVGIPGNLVTIVILSRGSCGLSKWITRYLVAMAAGDLLILIFGAILYEIQDAYFPHSFLNYTPICSLTIASTLASYDCSVWFTFAFTFDRFVAICCQKLRTKYYTEKTAAVVTAVVCSLSILENVPFYFAFERREIIDNVPWSCYMKSSFYTLPILVTCLWLENILTPFLPFVLILLLNALTIRHIVLANRVRRGLRGNSNGENHNDPEMENRRRSMILLLAISGSFVLLWMVSFIFYIYVQFADTEHLEANYNDPFTIMEQSGYMLRSLSSCTNTFVYAVSQS, from the exons ATGGGACTGCCAGTAATCATACAGATAGAAAACATATACTACCCTATTCTTGCTACAGTCGGTATTCCGG GTAATTtggtgacaattgtgattctctcccgcGGAAgctgcggcctctccaaatggaTCACTcgatacctggtggccatggcagcgggggATCTACTGATCCTGATATTTGGTGCAATCCTGTATGAGATTCAAGATGCTTATTTCCCGCATTCATTCCTGAACTACACTCCAATTTGTTCGCTCACTATCGCCAGTACTCTTGCTTCCtatgactgttctgtctggtttactttcgctttcacctttgatagaTTCgtcgccatttgttgtcagaagttgAGAACAAAATATTACACCGAAAAAACTGCGGCTGTGGTTACAGCAGTGGTGTGTTCCTTGAGCATTttagaaaatgttccattctaCTTTGCATTTGAACGTCGGGAAATAATTGACAATGTACCATGGTCCTGCTATATGAAATCCAGCTTCTATACATTACCCATATTGGTAACATGTTTGTGGTTGGAAAATATTTTAACCCCATTTCTTCCATTTGTTTTGATTTTACTGCTCAATGCTCTGACCATCAGGCACATTGTACTGGCCAATAGAGTGAGGAGGGGTCTCCGAGGGAACAGCAATGGTGAGAATCAcaatgatccagagatggagaaccgaagaagATCGATGATTTTACTACTCGCCATATCTGGCAGTTTTGTACTGTTATGGATGGTATCattcatattttatatttatgtacaATTTGCAGATACTGAACATTTAGAAGCAAATTACAACGACCCTTTCACCATTATGGAACAATCCGGCTACATGCTCAGGTCtttgagttcctgcacaaacacgtttgtttatgcagtgtcccagagttaa
- the LOC137305288 gene encoding thioredoxin domain-containing protein 2-like, with protein MEGEVPQHQDTGRSTMEGEVPQHQDTGRSTMESEVPQHQDTGRSTMENKVPQHQDTGRSTMESEVPQHQDTWRSSMEGEVPQHQDTGRSTMENKVPQHQDTGRSTMESEVPQHQDTWRSSMEGEVPQHQDIGRSTMESEVPQHQDTWRSSMEGEVPQHQDTWRSSMEGEVPQHQDTWRSTMESEVPQHQDTERSTMEGEVPQHQDTGRSTMEGEVPQHQDTGRSTMESEVPQHQDTGRSTMEGEVPQHQDTWRSTMEGEVPQHQDTGRSTMESEVPQHQDTWRSTMEGEVPQHQDTGSSTMESEVPQHQDTWRSTMESEVPQHQDTGAKRSRPTSRGSSSTKAFIMQERDKEDCPSSKKRMQDLLQLQSEGMDLGMELSEVRGQQAPLFTVEVSKTTFWSVVRSVEQDRKCSCFFFQKMHSGSSVISRLKEEDGLVSQRS; from the exons ATGGAGggcgaggtcccccaacaccaggacaccgggagaagcacCATGGAGggcgaggtcccccaacaccaggacaccgggagaagcaccatggagagcgaggtcccccaacaccaggacaccgggagaagcacCATGGAGAACAAGGTCCCCCaacaccaggacaccgggagaagcaccatggagagcgaggtcccccaacaccaggacacctggagaagcaGCATGGAGggcgaggtcccccaacaccaggacaccgggagaagcacCATGGAGAACAAGGTCCCCCaacaccaggacaccgggagaagcaccatggagagcgaggtcccccaacaccaggacacctggagaagcaGCATGGAGggcgaggtcccccaacaccaggacatcgggagaagcaccatggagagcgaggtcccccaacaccaggacacctggagaagcaGCATGGAGggcgaggtcccccaacaccaggacacctggagaagcaGCATGGAGggcgaggtcccccaacaccaggacacctggagaagcaccatggagagcgaggtcccccaacaccaggacactgagagaagcACCATGGAGggcgaggtcccccaacaccaggacaccgggagaagcacCATGGAGggcgaggtcccccaacaccaggacaccgggagaagcaccatggagagcgaggtcccccaacaccaggacaccgggagaagcacCATGGAGggcgaggtcccccaacaccaggacacctggagaagcaCCATGGAGggcgaggtcccccaacaccaggacaccgggagaagcaccatggagagcgaggtcccccaacaccaggacacctggagaagcaCCATGGAGggcgaggtcccccaacaccaggacaccgggagtaGCACcatggagagcgaggtcccccaacaccaggacacctggagaagcaccatggagagcgaggtcccccaacaccaGGACACCG GTGCGAAGCGATCAAgaccaacatcaagaggttcttcatccacAAAGGCGTTCATAAtgcaagagagagacaaagaggattGTCCCAGCTCCAAGAAAagaatgcaggatctgctccagctgcagtcggaGGGGATGGATCTCGGGATGGAACTCAGTGAGGTGAGGGGCCAGCAAGCCCCGCTCTTCACCGTCGAGGTCTCAAAGACAACCTTCTGGTCTGTAGTCCGCTCTGTGGAACAGGACAGGAAGTGCTcgtgcttcttcttccagaagatgCACAGTGGGTCCTCTGTAATCAGCAGACTGAAGGAGGAAGATGGCTTGGTATCACAGAGATCTTAG
- the LOC137305289 gene encoding probable G-protein coupled receptor 139 codes for MGLPVIVQIENIFYPILAIVGVPANLVTVVILSRGSCGLSKCIARYLLAMAAGDLLFLIFQVVLCEINDAYFPYSFLSYTPICILNLTLIFVSIDCSIWLTVAFTFDRFVSICCQRLRTKYCTEKIAAVVIAVVCSLAVLENIPIYFIFEPREIIDNAPWSCYIKSSFYTLPIWVAYWWLESILTPFVPFILILLLNALTIRHVVLANRARRGLRGNKNGENHNDPEVENRRKSIILLLVISGSFILLWMVPFISYVSVRFADTQLFNTNYNAPFTIMEQSGYMLSSLSSCTNTFIYGVSQSKFRDELKNMIKRPLAPITCFFK; via the exons ATGGGACTGCCGGTAATCGTACAGATAGAAAACATATTCTACCCTATTCTTGCAATAGTTGGTGTTCCGG CTAATTTAGTGACAGTTGTGATTCTCTCCCGTGGAAgctgcggtctctccaaatgcatcGCCCGTTACCTGCTGGCCATGGCAGCGGGGGATCTACTGTTCCTGATATTTCAAGTAGTTCTGTGTGAGATTAATGATGCTTATTTCCCATATTCATTCCTGAGCTACACTCCAATTTGTATTCTCAATCTCAccctgatttttgtttccattgattgTTCTATCTGGttaacagtcgctttcacctttgatcgatttgtgtccATTTGTTGTCAAAGGTTGCGAACAAAATATTGCACTGAAAAAATTGCGGCTGTGGTTATAGCAGTGGTGTGTTCCTTGGCCgttttagaaaatattccaatctACTTCATATTCGAACCTAGGGAAATAATTGATAATGCGCCATGGTCCTGCTATATAAAATCAAGCTTCTATACCTTACCCATATGGGTCGCATATTGGTGGTTGGAAAGTATTTTAACCCCGTTTGTTCCATTTATTTTGATTTTACTGCTCAATGCTCTGACCATCAGGCACGTTGTACTGGCGAATAGAGCGAGGAGGGGTCTCCGAGGGAACAAGAATGGTGAGAATCACAATGATCCAGAGGTGGAGaatcgaaggaaatccatcattttactgcttGTAATATCCGGCAGTTTTATACTTTTATGGATGGTTCCATTCATATCTTATGTGTCTGTACGTTTTGCAGATACTCAATTATTTAACACAAACTATAACGCTCCTTTCACCATTATGGAACAATCCGGGTACATGCTTAGCTCtttgagttcctgcacaaacaccttTATTTATGGAGTTtcccagagtaaattcagagatGAGCTGAAGAATATGATCAAGCGTCCCCTGGCTCCAATAACGTGTTTTTTTAAGTAA